The proteins below are encoded in one region of Bosea sp. BIWAKO-01:
- a CDS encoding aldo/keto reductase, with protein sequence MKTRLLGQNGLAVSALGYGCMGLDFGYANTLSRQEGVALIRQAVERGVTFFDTAEVYGPYTNEEMVGEALRPVRDQVVIATKFGFNFVEGKQSGLNSRPAQIKAVADASLKRLGVDVIDLFYQHRVDPGVPIEDVAGAVKDLIAAGKVRHFGLSEPGAKTARRAHAVQPITALQNEYSLWTRGVESNGILETCEELGIGLVPYSPLGKGFLTGAMSKDTKLGEGDFRSILPRFTPEAMAKNQALVDLLQRIATDKGATPAQIALAWLLAQKPWIVPIPGTTKLHRLEENLGAVAVELTAADLAEIKQAAAAIAIEGERYPEQLLATTGL encoded by the coding sequence ATGAAGACACGTCTTCTTGGACAGAATGGCCTTGCAGTCTCGGCCCTCGGCTATGGCTGCATGGGGCTGGATTTCGGCTATGCCAACACGCTCAGCAGGCAGGAGGGCGTCGCCCTGATCCGCCAGGCGGTGGAGCGCGGCGTCACCTTCTTCGATACGGCCGAGGTCTATGGCCCCTACACCAATGAGGAGATGGTCGGCGAAGCGCTGCGACCGGTCCGCGACCAGGTGGTGATCGCCACCAAGTTCGGCTTCAACTTCGTCGAGGGCAAGCAGTCCGGCCTGAACAGCCGCCCCGCGCAGATCAAGGCGGTCGCGGATGCCTCCCTCAAGCGGCTCGGCGTCGATGTCATCGACCTATTCTACCAGCATCGCGTCGACCCCGGCGTGCCGATCGAGGATGTCGCCGGCGCCGTCAAGGACCTGATCGCGGCCGGCAAGGTCAGGCATTTCGGGCTCTCAGAACCCGGCGCGAAGACGGCGCGCCGCGCCCATGCCGTGCAGCCGATCACCGCCCTGCAGAACGAGTACTCGCTGTGGACGCGCGGCGTCGAGAGCAATGGCATTCTGGAAACCTGCGAGGAACTCGGCATCGGCCTCGTGCCCTACAGCCCCCTCGGCAAGGGTTTTCTCACCGGCGCGATGAGCAAGGACACCAAGCTCGGCGAGGGCGATTTCCGCAGCATCCTGCCGCGCTTCACCCCCGAGGCGATGGCGAAGAACCAGGCCCTGGTCGATCTCCTCCAGCGCATCGCCACCGACAAGGGCGCGACGCCGGCACAGATCGCGCTCGCCTGGCTGCTCGCCCAGAAACCCTGGATCGTACCGATCCCCGGCACGACCAAGCTTCATCGCCTCGAGGAGAACCTTGGCGCCGTCGCGGTCGAGCTCACCGCCGCCGATCTCGCCGAGATCAAGCAGGCTGCGGCGGCGATCGCGATCGAGGGTGAGCGCTATCCCGAGCAGTTGCTCGCCACCACCGGCCTCTGA
- a CDS encoding multidrug effflux MFS transporter, with amino-acid sequence MSNDIEAKALACAADRLRPDAAGQPWRVLGVLSALMGFASISTDLYLPAMPEMARALHADTGLIEFTVSGFLIGFSLGQLFWGPISDRFGRRRPVAIGLVLFVIGSAGCALSGSAEAMIGWRIVQAVGACAGVVLGRAMVRDLYDGARTAQMLSTLMTVMAIAPLLGPLLGGQILSLAGWRAIFLVLVALGLAALAAVLMLPETLPPEQRSHEPLARAFLGYGALLRQRRLLGYAGAGGFFYGGIYAYIAGTPFAYIGYHHVPPTLYGALFGVGILGIMATNLLNARLVPRFGSDRLLRFGTGLAAGAGLLLAIAAKGDLGGLWGLVLPLFLFISATGFIVANSIAGAMAGHPQRAGTVSALAGALHYGSGILGSALVGSFADGTAWPLGWVVGLMGLGSFACTLLIGNRRGPERTAASGASDVSSARRHDATA; translated from the coding sequence ATGAGCAACGACATCGAAGCCAAGGCGCTTGCCTGCGCCGCCGACCGATTGCGCCCCGATGCGGCCGGCCAGCCCTGGCGGGTGCTCGGCGTGCTCAGCGCATTGATGGGGTTCGCGTCGATCTCGACCGACCTTTATCTGCCTGCCATGCCGGAGATGGCGCGCGCGCTTCACGCCGATACCGGGCTGATCGAGTTCACGGTCTCGGGCTTCCTGATCGGCTTCAGCCTCGGCCAGCTGTTCTGGGGCCCGATCAGCGACCGCTTCGGCCGACGCCGGCCGGTGGCGATCGGCCTCGTGCTCTTCGTCATCGGCTCGGCCGGTTGCGCGCTTTCCGGCAGCGCCGAAGCGATGATCGGCTGGCGCATCGTCCAGGCCGTCGGCGCCTGCGCCGGGGTGGTGCTGGGCCGTGCCATGGTCCGCGACCTCTATGACGGTGCACGCACGGCGCAGATGCTCTCGACGCTGATGACCGTGATGGCGATTGCGCCATTGCTCGGCCCGCTCCTCGGCGGCCAGATCCTCAGCCTTGCCGGCTGGCGCGCGATCTTCCTCGTGCTCGTCGCCCTGGGCCTTGCCGCCCTGGCCGCGGTCCTCATGCTGCCGGAGACCCTGCCGCCGGAGCAGCGCAGCCATGAACCGCTGGCGCGCGCCTTCCTGGGCTACGGCGCGCTGCTGCGCCAGCGCCGGCTGCTCGGCTATGCCGGGGCCGGCGGCTTCTTCTATGGCGGCATCTACGCCTACATCGCCGGCACGCCCTTCGCCTATATCGGCTATCACCATGTCCCGCCCACGCTCTATGGCGCGCTGTTCGGCGTCGGCATCCTCGGCATCATGGCGACCAACCTGCTCAATGCCCGCCTGGTGCCGCGCTTCGGCAGCGACCGGCTGCTGCGCTTCGGCACAGGGCTGGCGGCAGGCGCCGGCCTGCTTCTCGCGATTGCGGCGAAGGGCGATCTCGGCGGGCTCTGGGGGCTGGTGCTACCGCTCTTCCTGTTCATTTCCGCGACCGGCTTCATCGTCGCCAATTCGATCGCAGGTGCCATGGCCGGCCACCCCCAACGCGCCGGCACCGTGTCTGCCCTGGCAGGGGCGCTGCATTACGGCAGCGGCATCCTCGGCTCCGCGCTGGTCGGCAGCTTTGCCGACGGCACGGCATGGCCGCTCGGCTGGGTGGTCGGGCTCATGGGCCTGGGCAGCTTCGCCTGCACCCTGTTGATCGGAAACCGGCGCGGCCCTGAGCGCACGGCCGCAAGCGGTGCCTCTGACGTCAGTTCAGCACGCCGGCACGACGCGACGGCGTAG
- a CDS encoding response regulator transcription factor, producing the protein MPDRAVAIVDDHPLLMEGIGALLKRWGGFALAATGNVAEDIVSIVRTHRPGEMIVDLNMAGDVFQAIADALKIAPETKIIVFTASTSPEDAIRALDAGAKGYVLKGSPGEDLFQALQAAQHGDVYVTPAFATKVIGALKDKALERQKAISNRLSVREEQIVKLLLLGKRNSEIARELSLSDKTIKGYMTNLMAKLNARNRLEVVLAAQRLNLPMTTATVTRLNA; encoded by the coding sequence ATGCCGGACCGCGCGGTTGCTATTGTCGACGACCACCCCTTGTTGATGGAGGGGATCGGTGCACTGCTGAAACGATGGGGCGGTTTCGCGCTCGCCGCGACCGGGAACGTCGCGGAGGATATCGTCTCGATTGTCAGGACGCACCGCCCTGGTGAGATGATCGTCGATCTCAATATGGCGGGCGATGTCTTCCAGGCGATTGCGGATGCGTTGAAGATCGCTCCCGAGACGAAGATCATCGTGTTCACCGCCTCGACAAGCCCCGAGGATGCGATCCGGGCCCTGGACGCCGGGGCCAAGGGCTATGTCCTGAAAGGCAGCCCAGGCGAGGATCTGTTCCAGGCCCTTCAGGCGGCGCAGCACGGCGATGTCTATGTCACGCCCGCCTTCGCGACCAAGGTGATCGGTGCCTTGAAAGACAAGGCCCTCGAACGGCAGAAGGCGATCAGCAACAGGCTCAGCGTCCGCGAGGAGCAGATCGTCAAATTGCTGCTGCTCGGAAAACGCAACAGCGAGATTGCCCGCGAGCTATCGCTCAGCGACAAGACCATCAAGGGCTATATGACCAACCTGATGGCCAAGCTGAATGCGCGCAACCGCCTCGAGGTGGTGCTTGCTGCGCAACGGCTGAATTTGCCGATGACCACCGCGACGGTCACAAGGCTCAACGCGTAA
- a CDS encoding DUF4344 domain-containing metallopeptidase yields MPAPVVTTIYEAPKNPAHQPVLDRLRERQALEKASEFYRLFRLPRPLTLKAKGCDGEIDAWFENDEITICYEYVAYVLDIARNPKRPDWVSENDALVGPVIDLFLHEGGHAIFDYLKVPVLGNEEDAADFVASYVELNLYKADAYGLIAGIVYCYLNEAGVHSFKRLRRMRGGPVDGQTFADVHSTPLQRVYNVLCLAYGYDPVRYKALIDKGVLPAERASGCKVEYEQVDYAFKTLLVPHLDQAALARLFPQVNSAAPK; encoded by the coding sequence GTGCCCGCGCCTGTCGTCACCACCATCTACGAGGCGCCGAAGAACCCGGCGCATCAGCCAGTCCTCGATCGCCTGCGCGAAAGGCAGGCACTCGAGAAGGCGTCCGAATTTTACCGGCTTTTCCGGCTTCCGAGGCCATTGACGCTGAAGGCGAAGGGCTGCGACGGCGAGATCGATGCCTGGTTCGAGAATGACGAGATCACGATCTGCTACGAGTATGTCGCGTATGTCCTCGACATCGCGCGCAATCCCAAGCGGCCCGATTGGGTGAGTGAGAACGATGCTCTTGTCGGGCCAGTCATCGACCTGTTCCTTCACGAAGGGGGGCACGCGATCTTCGACTATCTGAAGGTTCCGGTGCTGGGGAATGAGGAGGACGCCGCCGATTTCGTCGCGTCCTACGTGGAACTCAACCTTTACAAGGCTGATGCCTATGGCCTGATCGCCGGCATCGTCTATTGCTACCTCAACGAGGCGGGCGTCCACAGCTTCAAGAGGCTCAGGCGGATGCGGGGCGGCCCGGTCGACGGGCAGACATTCGCCGATGTTCACAGCACTCCGCTGCAGCGCGTGTACAACGTGCTTTGCCTCGCCTACGGATACGACCCCGTCCGCTACAAGGCGCTGATCGACAAGGGCGTGCTGCCGGCCGAACGCGCCAGCGGCTGCAAGGTCGAGTATGAACAGGTCGACTACGCATTCAAGACGCTGCTCGTCCCGCATCTCGACCAGGCGGCGCTCGCCCGGCTGTTTCCGCAGGTGAATTCCGCCGCTCCGAAATAA
- a CDS encoding RibD family protein, protein MRPIVICHMLSSLDGSLHPSHFTWSPDGGKAEWSGLYEEVHEGLEPDAWLVGRVTMAEISKVGPRAPARVGPVQRPCHFAVREADCFAIALDPSGKLHFAGPKIGGDPVVVLLDRGVADSHLAELAADGISYIVSETAKIDLAAMLDVLGHELGIHRLLLEGGAGINGSFFAAGLVNELSLLLVPALDGRAGHQGFVEAGEDGLDGDVQLSFKSCEPLAHGILHLRYIVAPR, encoded by the coding sequence ATGAGGCCCATCGTCATCTGCCACATGCTCTCGTCGCTGGACGGCAGCCTCCATCCCAGCCACTTCACCTGGAGTCCCGATGGCGGCAAGGCCGAATGGTCCGGGCTCTATGAAGAGGTCCACGAGGGGCTCGAGCCCGACGCCTGGCTGGTCGGCCGGGTGACGATGGCCGAGATCAGCAAGGTTGGTCCGCGCGCACCGGCCCGGGTCGGCCCGGTCCAGCGGCCCTGCCATTTCGCGGTCCGTGAAGCTGACTGCTTTGCGATCGCGCTCGACCCATCCGGCAAGCTCCACTTTGCCGGGCCGAAAATCGGCGGTGACCCCGTCGTGGTGCTGCTCGATCGCGGCGTTGCTGACAGTCACCTCGCCGAGCTTGCCGCGGACGGCATCTCCTATATCGTCTCCGAAACCGCGAAGATCGATCTGGCCGCCATGCTGGATGTCCTCGGCCACGAGCTCGGCATCCACCGACTGCTGCTCGAGGGCGGCGCCGGTATCAACGGCTCGTTCTTCGCCGCCGGCCTCGTCAATGAGCTGAGCCTGCTCCTCGTGCCCGCGCTCGACGGACGGGCCGGACATCAGGGTTTCGTCGAGGCAGGAGAGGACGGCCTCGACGGCGATGTGCAGCTCTCCTTCAAGAGCTGCGAGCCGCTGGCGCATGGCATCCTGCATCTGCGCTACATCGTGGCGCCGCGCTGA
- a CDS encoding NAD(P)-dependent alcohol dehydrogenase, producing MKTVGYAARSAASPLAPFDVTRRELRPNDVAMEVLYCGVCHTDLHQARNDWGWSQYPLVPGHEIVGRVTAVGRDVHRYKAGDHVAVGCMVDSCQACDQCRKGLEQLCRKGNVQTYNDKERFSCEPAEPTYGGYSKHLVVREEFALRVPDGLDLAKVAPLLCAGITTYSPLRTWNAGPGSRVGVVGLGGLGHMAVKLAAALGADVTVMSRTADKQADALALGADRLLVSSDAEAMARAANGFDLIIDTVPVKHDINPYLSLLDVDATLVLVGQVGPLAEPSTVPLLLGRRRIAGSPIGGIAETQEMLDFCAKKGVHPDVEMIRMDEINDAFVRLERADVRYRFVIDMASLVSAQAG from the coding sequence ATGAAGACCGTTGGCTATGCCGCCCGGTCGGCCGCTTCGCCGCTCGCTCCCTTCGATGTCACGCGACGGGAGCTTCGGCCGAACGATGTCGCGATGGAGGTGCTTTATTGCGGCGTCTGCCACACCGATCTGCACCAGGCCCGCAACGACTGGGGCTGGAGCCAGTATCCGCTGGTGCCGGGCCATGAGATCGTCGGCCGGGTGACCGCGGTCGGCCGCGATGTCCACCGCTACAAGGCCGGCGATCATGTCGCGGTTGGCTGCATGGTCGATTCCTGCCAGGCCTGCGACCAGTGCCGCAAGGGGCTGGAACAGCTCTGCCGCAAGGGCAATGTCCAGACCTATAACGACAAGGAGCGCTTCTCCTGCGAGCCGGCCGAGCCGACCTATGGCGGCTATTCCAAGCACCTCGTGGTGCGCGAGGAGTTTGCGCTGCGCGTGCCTGACGGGCTCGATCTCGCCAAGGTCGCGCCGCTGCTCTGCGCCGGCATCACCACGTACTCGCCGCTGCGCACCTGGAATGCAGGGCCGGGCAGCCGCGTTGGCGTGGTCGGTCTCGGCGGCCTCGGCCATATGGCTGTGAAGCTCGCGGCTGCGCTCGGCGCCGATGTCACCGTGATGAGCCGCACGGCAGACAAGCAGGCCGATGCGCTGGCGCTCGGCGCCGACCGGCTGCTGGTCTCCAGCGATGCCGAGGCCATGGCCAGGGCCGCGAACGGCTTTGACCTGATCATCGATACCGTGCCGGTCAAGCACGACATCAACCCCTATCTGTCGCTGCTCGATGTCGATGCGACGCTCGTCCTGGTCGGCCAGGTCGGGCCGCTCGCGGAGCCCTCGACCGTGCCGCTGCTGCTCGGCCGCCGGCGCATCGCCGGCTCGCCGATCGGCGGCATCGCCGAGACGCAGGAGATGCTCGATTTCTGCGCCAAGAAGGGGGTTCATCCCGATGTCGAGATGATCCGCATGGACGAGATCAACGACGCCTTCGTGCGGCTCGAGCGCGCCGATGTGCGCTACCGCTTCGTCATCGACATGGCCTCCCTGGTTTCAGCGCAGGCGGGGTAG
- a CDS encoding carboxymuconolactone decarboxylase family protein, whose product MTDDRSPAQKAYGDVAPALADLSDRVLFGEIWERPGLSKRDRSLITVASLVALYRTNELPGHVRRALGNGVTADELTELVTHLAFYAGWPTANSAIPVLRKALDEAGASTIIRTGDQE is encoded by the coding sequence ATGACGGATGATCGCAGCCCTGCGCAAAAGGCCTATGGCGATGTCGCTCCGGCCCTTGCCGATTTGAGCGATCGCGTTCTGTTCGGCGAGATCTGGGAGCGCCCCGGCCTGTCGAAGCGCGACCGCAGCCTGATCACCGTCGCGAGCCTGGTTGCGCTCTACCGAACGAACGAACTGCCCGGCCATGTCCGGCGCGCGCTCGGTAATGGCGTGACGGCGGACGAGCTGACCGAACTCGTCACCCATCTCGCATTCTATGCGGGCTGGCCGACCGCCAATTCCGCCATTCCAGTGCTGCGCAAGGCGCTCGATGAGGCCGGCGCGTCAACGATCATCAGGACGGGAGACCAGGAATGA
- a CDS encoding cupin domain-containing protein, translating to MDIKRSGAQPSAKGPAEYFTGTARIDAPFAGGGALSGATVTFEPGARTAWHTHPLGQTLLVLSGLGRVQHEGGPVEEIRPGDIVWFEPGEKHWHGAAPDCAMAHVAIAAMKDGSVVTWMEKVVDQDYLGQVHRGEMRG from the coding sequence ATGGACATCAAGCGAAGCGGGGCGCAGCCTTCTGCAAAGGGGCCGGCCGAGTATTTCACGGGCACGGCCAGGATCGATGCGCCCTTCGCCGGCGGCGGCGCCTTGAGCGGTGCGACCGTCACTTTCGAGCCCGGGGCGCGGACGGCCTGGCACACCCATCCGCTCGGCCAGACCCTGCTGGTGCTCTCAGGCCTCGGCCGGGTGCAGCACGAGGGCGGCCCGGTCGAGGAGATCCGGCCTGGCGACATCGTCTGGTTCGAACCGGGCGAGAAGCACTGGCACGGCGCCGCGCCGGACTGCGCGATGGCGCATGTCGCCATCGCCGCGATGAAGGATGGTTCGGTGGTGACCTGGATGGAGAAGGTCGTGGACCAGGATTATCTCGGGCAGGTTCATCGCGGAGAGATGCGGGGATGA
- a CDS encoding LysR family transcriptional regulator, whose protein sequence is MRREELVDLNAFLTVAEEQSFTRAAAKLGTSQSSLSHTIRRLETRLGVRLLTRTTRSVAPTAAGERLLGTLRPALESIGSELASLNELREKPAGTIRITTSEHAATTVLWPALERFLPHYPDIHVELSIDSSLTDIVTERFDAGVRLGEALAKDMVAVRIGPDLRMVVVGSPGYLATRSIPLTPHDLAEHSCINLRLLSGGGLYAWELERDGRELRVRVEGQLAFNNVAMITRAAEAGFGLGFVMADHVAEQLAKGTLVRVLEDWCPPFAGYHLYYPSRRQPSAAFALLVDALRYHA, encoded by the coding sequence ATGCGGCGCGAGGAACTGGTCGATCTCAATGCCTTCCTGACGGTCGCCGAGGAGCAGAGCTTTACGCGCGCCGCCGCCAAGCTCGGCACCTCGCAATCCTCGCTGAGCCATACGATCCGCCGGCTCGAGACCAGGCTGGGCGTGCGCCTGCTGACCCGCACCACCCGCAGCGTCGCGCCAACCGCGGCCGGGGAGCGGCTGCTGGGCACGCTGCGCCCGGCGCTGGAGAGCATCGGCTCGGAACTGGCCTCCCTCAACGAGTTGCGGGAGAAGCCGGCCGGGACGATCCGCATCACGACCTCCGAGCACGCGGCGACGACCGTGCTCTGGCCGGCCCTGGAGCGGTTCCTGCCGCATTACCCCGACATCCATGTCGAGCTCAGCATCGATTCCAGCCTGACCGACATCGTCACCGAGCGCTTCGACGCCGGCGTCCGGCTCGGCGAAGCGCTCGCCAAGGACATGGTGGCGGTCCGTATCGGGCCGGATCTGCGCATGGTGGTGGTCGGATCGCCCGGCTATCTCGCCACCCGCTCCATTCCCCTGACCCCGCATGACCTCGCCGAGCACAGCTGCATCAACCTGCGCCTACTCAGCGGCGGCGGCCTCTATGCCTGGGAGCTGGAGCGGGATGGACGTGAACTCCGCGTCAGAGTCGAAGGGCAGCTCGCCTTCAACAATGTCGCCATGATCACGCGCGCGGCCGAGGCCGGCTTCGGGCTCGGCTTCGTCATGGCGGACCATGTCGCGGAGCAGTTGGCGAAGGGCACCCTGGTGCGCGTGCTGGAGGACTGGTGCCCTCCCTTCGCCGGCTACCACCTGTACTACCCGAGCCGGCGTCAGCCTTCGGCTGCCTTTGCGCTGCTCGTCGATGCCTTGCGGTATCACGCGTGA
- a CDS encoding LysR family transcriptional regulator, with protein MTVSLRQIQAFLAVAECGTFTKAAERLHMAQPALSQLVRELERALGLRLFDRTTRRVELTEGGREFQGSSAKIMHDLDLAVRNANNLAERRRGRIVVAAPPLLAAVLLPMAIVELGQRYPGIEVAIIDARTDAIVEEVRLGRADCGLGTFSAIEDGIERMPLARDSLMLFCARTHPFATRPSLPWGDLAGQRLITLTRDSGIRLLVEVGYETAEVPLRPLYEVSQIATALALVEAGLGIAVLPTYALAMTPHRPIAARPLVEPTIARDVVMIRPSGRSLSPAGLAFENILRGSIRRLGELDWSMSSEAGM; from the coding sequence ATGACCGTCTCGCTTCGACAGATCCAGGCCTTTCTCGCCGTGGCCGAGTGCGGCACGTTCACCAAGGCTGCGGAGCGGCTGCACATGGCCCAGCCCGCACTCTCGCAGCTCGTGCGGGAGCTGGAGCGTGCCCTCGGCCTGCGCCTGTTCGACCGGACGACGCGGCGTGTCGAGCTGACCGAAGGCGGGCGCGAATTCCAGGGCTCCTCGGCCAAGATCATGCACGACCTGGATCTGGCCGTGCGCAACGCCAATAACCTCGCGGAAAGACGGCGTGGCCGGATTGTCGTTGCCGCTCCGCCCTTGCTGGCGGCCGTCCTGCTGCCGATGGCGATCGTCGAACTCGGCCAGCGATATCCCGGCATCGAGGTCGCCATCATCGACGCGCGGACCGATGCGATCGTCGAGGAGGTCAGGCTCGGTCGGGCGGATTGCGGGCTGGGCACGTTCTCGGCGATCGAGGACGGCATCGAACGCATGCCGTTGGCGCGCGACAGTCTCATGCTGTTCTGTGCCCGGACGCATCCCTTCGCCACGCGCCCCTCGTTGCCATGGGGCGATCTGGCCGGGCAGCGTCTGATCACCCTGACCAGGGACAGCGGCATCAGGCTGCTGGTGGAGGTCGGCTATGAGACCGCGGAAGTGCCGTTGCGTCCGCTCTACGAGGTCTCGCAGATCGCCACGGCATTGGCGCTGGTCGAGGCCGGTCTCGGCATTGCGGTGCTCCCGACCTATGCGCTGGCCATGACCCCCCATCGCCCGATTGCCGCTCGCCCCCTGGTCGAGCCGACGATCGCGCGCGACGTCGTCATGATCCGGCCGAGCGGCCGTTCGTTGTCGCCCGCAGGACTGGCCTTCGAGAACATCCTGCGCGGCTCGATCCGGCGACTGGGCGAGCTGGATTGGAGCATGTCGAGCGAGGCGGGGATGTGA
- a CDS encoding NAD-dependent succinate-semialdehyde dehydrogenase: MNCYPDLQMYIGGAWKCASNGQPVLNPVDESVIGMVPLATRSDLDAALSASADGFRIWSRTSPRRRGEIILKAAALMRERIEEIAFSITLEHGKPIAQARLEVIRGCEFFEWDAAEGQRLYGRVIPSEPGIKYIVMHQPIGMVAAFSPWNFPMSQPSRKIAGALAAGCSIILKAAEETPAGAIHIARAFHDAGLPAGVLNLVFGIPSEVSDYLIPQEQTRLIAFTGSTAVGKQLTTLAARHMKPVLMELGGHAPVIVCDDVDPVAAAIASAQRKSRNAGQVCTSPTRFFVHKSIYAAFARTFAEKARAVTIGNGLDPSTEMGPVANSRRIEALETLVADARAKGGRVLAGGERLGNRGYFFPVTVIADVPDDARAMREEPFGPLALINPVSSLDEAIEKANALPFGLAAYAFTHAASNADRLAEGIEAGNLSINTLEASVAETPFGGVKDSGYGREGGAEGLSHYTVIKNVSHRMSI; encoded by the coding sequence ATGAACTGCTACCCTGACCTTCAGATGTATATCGGCGGCGCGTGGAAGTGCGCCTCGAACGGGCAGCCGGTCCTGAACCCCGTCGATGAGAGCGTCATCGGCATGGTCCCGCTCGCGACGCGGTCGGATCTGGATGCCGCCCTGTCCGCATCAGCCGACGGGTTCAGGATCTGGAGCCGGACATCGCCGCGCCGGCGCGGCGAGATCATCCTCAAGGCGGCCGCCCTCATGCGTGAGCGCATCGAAGAGATCGCCTTCTCGATCACGCTGGAACACGGGAAGCCGATTGCACAGGCCCGCCTGGAAGTGATCCGGGGCTGCGAGTTCTTCGAATGGGATGCCGCGGAAGGCCAGCGCCTCTACGGCCGCGTCATTCCCAGCGAGCCCGGCATCAAATACATCGTCATGCATCAACCGATCGGGATGGTGGCGGCGTTCTCACCGTGGAATTTCCCGATGAGCCAGCCATCCCGGAAGATCGCCGGCGCGCTGGCCGCTGGCTGCTCGATCATTCTCAAGGCCGCCGAGGAAACACCTGCCGGTGCCATCCATATTGCCCGCGCCTTTCACGATGCCGGGCTGCCGGCCGGCGTGCTCAACCTCGTCTTCGGCATTCCGTCGGAGGTTTCGGACTATCTCATTCCCCAGGAGCAGACCCGCCTGATCGCCTTCACCGGCTCGACCGCAGTCGGCAAGCAACTGACGACGCTGGCGGCGCGCCATATGAAGCCGGTGCTCATGGAGCTTGGCGGCCACGCCCCGGTCATCGTTTGCGACGATGTCGACCCGGTGGCTGCCGCCATCGCCTCCGCGCAGCGCAAATCGCGCAATGCCGGACAGGTTTGCACCTCTCCAACACGCTTCTTCGTTCACAAGAGCATCTACGCCGCCTTCGCCCGGACCTTCGCCGAGAAGGCGCGCGCGGTGACCATCGGCAATGGCCTGGACCCGTCGACGGAGATGGGGCCTGTCGCCAACTCCCGCCGCATCGAGGCGCTCGAGACGCTTGTCGCCGATGCGCGGGCAAAGGGAGGCCGCGTGCTGGCGGGCGGCGAACGTCTCGGCAACCGCGGCTACTTCTTCCCGGTCACCGTCATAGCCGATGTTCCCGATGACGCTCGGGCTATGCGCGAGGAGCCGTTCGGCCCGCTGGCGCTGATCAATCCGGTCTCGTCCCTCGACGAGGCGATCGAAAAAGCCAATGCCCTGCCCTTCGGGCTCGCCGCTTATGCGTTCACGCATGCCGCGAGCAATGCGGACCGGCTGGCGGAAGGGATCGAAGCCGGCAACCTCTCGATCAATACCCTCGAGGCCTCCGTCGCGGAGACGCCGTTCGGGGGCGTAAAGGACAGCGGCTATGGCCGCGAGGGCGGGGCCGAAGGGCTCTCGCATTACACCGTCATCAAGAACGTCTCGCACCGCATGAGCATCTGA
- a CDS encoding dihydrodipicolinate synthase family protein — translation MKYSKKDAKAYARANMKGIWAAALTPFTRDLTIDRDGFSANIRHWTDQLGIDGLFIAGKQGEFFSMSVEERKLSFEIAVAAASGRAATIMSCSDQNMDVVIDLARHAQKVGADYIVVHAPVLHFFKAQEQTVYEYYRTIAEKVDIGIALWSHPDSGYLLSPQLCNRLADIENVVAIKYSVPRPMYAELTRLAGDRILVSSASEEEWLDNILELGWQLYLCSSPPCLIQTPHDLRMREYTDLAFRGDAAQARAVRDSLNPVREALRDTRPAEKPHAHQKYWQELLGQAGGRVRPPLLELTETEKAATRAAFESCGLKLHAADASLAKTG, via the coding sequence ATGAAGTATTCGAAGAAGGACGCAAAGGCCTATGCCCGCGCCAATATGAAGGGCATCTGGGCAGCCGCCCTGACGCCGTTCACCCGCGATCTCACGATCGACCGGGACGGCTTCAGCGCGAATATCCGGCACTGGACCGATCAACTCGGCATCGACGGGCTGTTCATCGCCGGCAAGCAGGGCGAGTTCTTCTCGATGTCGGTCGAGGAGCGCAAGCTTAGCTTCGAGATCGCCGTCGCGGCAGCGTCCGGCCGGGCCGCGACGATCATGTCCTGCTCGGACCAGAACATGGATGTCGTGATCGATCTCGCCCGGCATGCGCAGAAGGTCGGTGCCGACTACATCGTCGTCCACGCCCCGGTCCTGCATTTCTTCAAGGCGCAGGAGCAGACGGTCTACGAATACTACCGGACGATTGCCGAGAAGGTCGATATCGGTATTGCGCTGTGGAGCCATCCCGACAGCGGCTATCTGCTGTCGCCGCAGCTCTGCAACCGGCTGGCCGACATCGAGAACGTCGTCGCGATCAAGTACAGCGTGCCGCGCCCGATGTACGCCGAACTCACCAGGCTCGCCGGCGATCGCATCCTGGTCAGCAGCGCCTCCGAGGAAGAATGGCTCGACAACATCCTCGAACTCGGCTGGCAGCTCTATCTCTGCTCCTCGCCACCCTGCCTGATCCAGACGCCGCACGATCTGCGGATGCGCGAGTATACCGATCTCGCCTTCCGTGGCGACGCCGCACAGGCGCGCGCCGTGCGCGACAGCCTGAACCCGGTCCGCGAGGCGCTGCGTGACACGAGGCCCGCCGAGAAGCCGCACGCCCATCAGAAATACTGGCAGGAGCTGCTCGGCCAGGCCGGCGGCCGGGTCAGGCCGCCGCTGCTGGAGCTGACAGAGACCGAGAAGGCCGCGACACGCGCCGCCTTCGAGTCCTGCGGGCTGAAGCTGCACGCCGCAGATGCATCATTGGCCAAGACCGGCTGA